One Mangifera indica cultivar Alphonso chromosome 4, CATAS_Mindica_2.1, whole genome shotgun sequence genomic region harbors:
- the LOC123214545 gene encoding protein GLE1 isoform X1 produces the protein MGVIKLELRCPKSVEGIAVDPEPDWSFEALLSEINSLEVKLNVSSTPVLFAKTKSRGIPNGKSVERKAGAFVMYLSDDEMDAEFTQGEEVYNQASVLVKRFGCDELYLSESDDSGDDKELEPYLMDEVGLAEGALVELTHEHQLGVKEEIRNLISTLEMELMSENEQSYSALARVQKYRDMRREMDKKLDTQYQRKIAEALDNHLTAIQRDHELKSQIEERKIRSDAAYEEAKRKERALQEEKLRQEKMKAEAEAKIRVEEANKAALEAERRAAKKAAEREATEALERIMPAASQGEATRRQMDGGSVILNYQSKGPVSDRITNSQSAGHILRAAESALKMEQKRWQKLTEIDEKNQALTSSSSKDLSSHERHISRLIRQIRGTKDNVRTKASEIIKIFNNPLCPQSVSIATFAKKVVSHCESPDNAAFACGYVIVLVTSQVPEVMDLLLGEFHRACIYTVPKHIVYLESAFESKDAYYKSIGYREKDGKIESLEDFLRRLESYMRLYAALIQTEVQGVKNTHGLEEGWTWLARFLNAVPANIYTAVALHVFLQMAGFALFRKYKSQFMKMINIISDNFLNALRAREDSELKPVIVGIQSYIEDKKFLEEPEGRTLQASLLSSTMVPDSEYQESYSGGGYHPEYQESYGRYQPEFHKTNSRYQYYY, from the exons AT GGGAGTTATTAAGTTGGAGCTTCGCTGTCCGAAAAGTGTTGAAGGAATCGCAGTCGATCCCGAGCCTGATTGGAGTTTCGAAGCGCTTTTGTCTGAGATTAATTCACTTGAAGTAAAGCTTAATGTCTCTTCAACTCCTGTGCTTTTCGCCAAAACAAAATCACG AGGAATTCCAAATGGGAAAAGTGTTGAAAGAAAAGCTGGAGCTTTTGTTATGTATTTATCAGATGATGAGATGGATGCCGAATTTACTCAGGGTGAGGAGGTTTATAATCAAGCTTCGGTGTTGGTCAAGCGATTTGGCTGTGATGAGCTTTATCTGAG TGAGAGTGATGATTCTGGTGATGACAAAGAATTGGAGCCATACCTGATGGATGAAGTGGGATTAGCTGAAGGTGCTTTGGTTGAGCTAACCCATGAGCACCAGCTTGGAGTTAAG GAGGAGATTAGGAACCTGATTTCAACATTAGAGATGGAGCTAATGAGTGAAAATGAACAGTCTTACTCTGCACTTGCCCGAGTTCAGAAATATAGGGACATGAGAAGGGAAATGGATAAGAAACTTGATACTCAATATCAGCGCAAAAT TGCAGAAGCACTTGATAATCATTTGACTGCCATCCAGCGAGATCATGAACTTAAATCAcaaattgaagaaagaaaaataagaagtgATGCAGCTTACGAAGAGGCCAAGAGGAAGGAAAGGGCTCTTCAAGAGGAAAAACTACGTCAGGAGAAAATGAAAGCGGAAGCAGAA GCTAAAATTAGAGTTGAGGAAGCAAACAAAGCAGCTTTAGAAGCTGAGAGGAGAGCAGCAAAAAAAGCTGCAGAGAGAGAAGCTACTGAAGCCTTGGAAAGAATTATGCCTGCAGCATCTCAAGGTGAAGCTACAAGGCGCCAGATGGATGGTGGTtcagtgattttgaattatcaatCCAAGGGACCTGTATCTGATAGAATAACGAATTCACAATCAGcag GTCACATACTCAGAGCTGCGGAAAGTGCACTAAAGATGGAGCAGAAAAGATGGCAAAAGCTTACAGAGATTGATGAAAAGAATCAGGCATTGACATCGAGCTCCAGTAAG GATCTCAGCAGCCATGAAAGGCATATCTCCAGGCTGATAAGGCAAATAAGGGGCACAAAAGATAATGTCAG AACAAAGGCAAGTGAAATTATTAAGATTTTCAACAATCCTCTTTGTCCTCAATCTGTTAGCATTGCAACTTTTGCAAAGAAG GTCGTCTCCCATTGTGAAAGCCCTGATAATGCTGCTTTTGCTTGTGGCTATGTCATTGTCCTGGTTACTTCACAG GTACCGGAAGTGATGGATCTTCTTCTTGGTGAGTTCCATAGAGCTTGCATCTACACCGTTCCAAAACATATAGTGTACTTAGAG TCTGCATTTGAATCTAAAGATGCTTACTACAAAAGTATTGGATATCGagaaaaagatggaaaaattGAGAGTCTTGAGGATTTTTTGAGACGATTGGAATCCTACATGAGATTGTATGCTGCACTAATTCAG ACAGAAGTGCAGGGTGTAAAGAACACACATGGGTTGGAAGAAGGTTGGACATGGCTTGCAAGATTCTTAAATGCTGTGCCTGCAAATATATACACTGCTGTTGCATTGCATGTATTCCTGCAA ATGGCAGGTTTTGCTCTCTTTCGCAAATACAAATCTCAGTTTATGAAGATGATCAACATAATCTCTGACAACTTTTTGAATGCGTTGAGGGCACGAGAAGATTCAGAGCTGAAGCCAGTGATTGTGGGGATTCAATCCTATATAGAAGACAAAAAGTTTCTTGAGGAACCTGAAGGGAGGACTTTGCAGGCTTCCTTACTATCAAGCACAATGGTTCCAGATTCAGAATACCAAGAGTCTTATAGTGGCGGCGGGTACCACCCAGAATACCAAGAGTCTTATGGTAGATACCAGCCTGAATTTCACAAGACCAATAGTAGAtaccaatattattattaa
- the LOC123214545 gene encoding protein GLE1 isoform X2, producing MDEVGLAEGALVELTHEHQLGVKEEIRNLISTLEMELMSENEQSYSALARVQKYRDMRREMDKKLDTQYQRKIAEALDNHLTAIQRDHELKSQIEERKIRSDAAYEEAKRKERALQEEKLRQEKMKAEAEAKIRVEEANKAALEAERRAAKKAAEREATEALERIMPAASQGEATRRQMDGGSVILNYQSKGPVSDRITNSQSAGHILRAAESALKMEQKRWQKLTEIDEKNQALTSSSSKDLSSHERHISRLIRQIRGTKDNVRTKASEIIKIFNNPLCPQSVSIATFAKKVVSHCESPDNAAFACGYVIVLVTSQVPEVMDLLLGEFHRACIYTVPKHIVYLESAFESKDAYYKSIGYREKDGKIESLEDFLRRLESYMRLYAALIQTEVQGVKNTHGLEEGWTWLARFLNAVPANIYTAVALHVFLQMAGFALFRKYKSQFMKMINIISDNFLNALRAREDSELKPVIVGIQSYIEDKKFLEEPEGRTLQASLLSSTMVPDSEYQESYSGGGYHPEYQESYGRYQPEFHKTNSRYQYYY from the exons ATGGATGAAGTGGGATTAGCTGAAGGTGCTTTGGTTGAGCTAACCCATGAGCACCAGCTTGGAGTTAAG GAGGAGATTAGGAACCTGATTTCAACATTAGAGATGGAGCTAATGAGTGAAAATGAACAGTCTTACTCTGCACTTGCCCGAGTTCAGAAATATAGGGACATGAGAAGGGAAATGGATAAGAAACTTGATACTCAATATCAGCGCAAAAT TGCAGAAGCACTTGATAATCATTTGACTGCCATCCAGCGAGATCATGAACTTAAATCAcaaattgaagaaagaaaaataagaagtgATGCAGCTTACGAAGAGGCCAAGAGGAAGGAAAGGGCTCTTCAAGAGGAAAAACTACGTCAGGAGAAAATGAAAGCGGAAGCAGAA GCTAAAATTAGAGTTGAGGAAGCAAACAAAGCAGCTTTAGAAGCTGAGAGGAGAGCAGCAAAAAAAGCTGCAGAGAGAGAAGCTACTGAAGCCTTGGAAAGAATTATGCCTGCAGCATCTCAAGGTGAAGCTACAAGGCGCCAGATGGATGGTGGTtcagtgattttgaattatcaatCCAAGGGACCTGTATCTGATAGAATAACGAATTCACAATCAGcag GTCACATACTCAGAGCTGCGGAAAGTGCACTAAAGATGGAGCAGAAAAGATGGCAAAAGCTTACAGAGATTGATGAAAAGAATCAGGCATTGACATCGAGCTCCAGTAAG GATCTCAGCAGCCATGAAAGGCATATCTCCAGGCTGATAAGGCAAATAAGGGGCACAAAAGATAATGTCAG AACAAAGGCAAGTGAAATTATTAAGATTTTCAACAATCCTCTTTGTCCTCAATCTGTTAGCATTGCAACTTTTGCAAAGAAG GTCGTCTCCCATTGTGAAAGCCCTGATAATGCTGCTTTTGCTTGTGGCTATGTCATTGTCCTGGTTACTTCACAG GTACCGGAAGTGATGGATCTTCTTCTTGGTGAGTTCCATAGAGCTTGCATCTACACCGTTCCAAAACATATAGTGTACTTAGAG TCTGCATTTGAATCTAAAGATGCTTACTACAAAAGTATTGGATATCGagaaaaagatggaaaaattGAGAGTCTTGAGGATTTTTTGAGACGATTGGAATCCTACATGAGATTGTATGCTGCACTAATTCAG ACAGAAGTGCAGGGTGTAAAGAACACACATGGGTTGGAAGAAGGTTGGACATGGCTTGCAAGATTCTTAAATGCTGTGCCTGCAAATATATACACTGCTGTTGCATTGCATGTATTCCTGCAA ATGGCAGGTTTTGCTCTCTTTCGCAAATACAAATCTCAGTTTATGAAGATGATCAACATAATCTCTGACAACTTTTTGAATGCGTTGAGGGCACGAGAAGATTCAGAGCTGAAGCCAGTGATTGTGGGGATTCAATCCTATATAGAAGACAAAAAGTTTCTTGAGGAACCTGAAGGGAGGACTTTGCAGGCTTCCTTACTATCAAGCACAATGGTTCCAGATTCAGAATACCAAGAGTCTTATAGTGGCGGCGGGTACCACCCAGAATACCAAGAGTCTTATGGTAGATACCAGCCTGAATTTCACAAGACCAATAGTAGAtaccaatattattattaa